One Trichosurus vulpecula isolate mTriVul1 chromosome 7, mTriVul1.pri, whole genome shotgun sequence genomic region harbors:
- the LOC118857190 gene encoding 60S ribosomal protein L30, which translates to MVAAKKTKKSLESINSRLQLVMKSGKYVLGYKQTLKMIRQGKAKLVILANNCPALRKSEIEYYAMLAKTGVHHYSGNNIELGTACGKYYRVCTLAIIDPGDSDIIRSMPEQTSEK; encoded by the coding sequence ATGGTGGCCGCAAAGAAGACGAAAAAGTCGCTGGAGTCCATCAACTCGAGGCTCCAGCTGGTCATGAAAAGCGGCAAATACGTGCTGGGCTACAAACAGACCCTGAAAATGATCCGACAAGGCAAAGCCAAGTTGGTCATCTTAGCCAACAACTGCCCAGCCTTGAGGAAATCAGAGATTGAATATTACGCTATGTTGGCCAAAACCGGCGTACATCACTACAGTGGCAATAACATTGAATTGGGTACAGCATGTGGGAAGTACTACAGAGTATGTACACTGGCTATCATTGATCCAGGTGATTCTGATATCATTAGAAGCATGCCAGAACAGACCAGTGAGAAGTAA